The Sesamum indicum cultivar Zhongzhi No. 13 linkage group LG6, S_indicum_v1.0, whole genome shotgun sequence genome has a segment encoding these proteins:
- the LOC105164811 gene encoding uncharacterized protein LOC105164811 — protein sequence MATHSLNLCGVLSETKRIINAYSRHFLALSVLFLLPLSFSLIVYPSLSRSPSTVSNYHQSLYFFSSPEPDIPQIEKSRLLLPLLYGLFVLLFSLCATASVTYSTFHGFYGRPVKFVSSIKSILFSFFPLAATQILTQIIVGLIAFAFGGFTVLVYSGFALFGVEIDYENVYFRGFVILIVVLLVGLLIYLQVEWYLSNVVVVVESQWGLAPLKRSSYLVKGMRRVAFSMIMLFGVLLGLLAMSCSSLVPDVGGIREGWVSWAFIFQTVVYTGFMTILMLYGIAANAVLFMYCKALHGELAFEIAEEFAREYVSLPFDDGKVPHVVYVV from the coding sequence ATGGCTACCCATAGCCTAAACCTCTGTGGAGTACTCTCCGAAACCAAGCGTATAATCAACGCTTACTCCCGTCATTTCTTGGCCCTCTCTGTTCTCTTTCTCCTCCctctctccttctctctcATCGTCTACCCTTCTCTTTCACGCTCCCCTTCAACTGTTTCCAATTATCACCAATCCCTTTACTTCTTTTCTTCGCCCGAACCAGATATCccccaaattgaaaaatcccGTCTCCTTCTCCCACTTCTTTACGGGCTCTTTGTTCTCCTTTTCTCCCTTTGCGCTACCGCCTCTGTCACCTACAGCACCTTCCACGGATTCTACGGCAGGCCCGTGAAGTTTGTTTCCTCAATTAAGTCTATTCTCTTTTCGTTTTTCCCCCTGGCTGCGACCCAGATCCTCACCCAGATAATTGTGGGATTGATTGCCTTTGCTTTTGGGGGTTTCACGGTGTTGGTGTATAGTGGATTTGCTTTATTCGGGGTTGAAATCGACTACGAGAATGTATATTTTCGGGGCTTTGTTATCTTGATCGTTGTTTTGCTTGTGGGTTTATTGATTTACTTGCAGGTGGAGTGGTATTTGTCGAATGTGGTGGTGGTTGTGGAATCGCAATGGGGTTTGGCACCCTTGAAAAGGAGCTCGTATTTGGTGAAAGGGATGAGACGGGTTGCGTTTTCCATGATTATGTTGTTCGGAGTATTGCTTGGTCTGTTGGCTATGTCGTGCTCTAGTTTGGTGCCTGATGTGGGTGGAATTAGAGAGGGCTGGGTTAGCTGGGCATTCATTTTTCAGACGGTTGTTTACACGGGTTTTATGACAATTTTGATGCTTTACGGTATAGCTGCAAACGCCGTGTTGTTCATGTATTGCAAAGCCTTGCACGGAGAGTTGGCATTTGAGATTGCAGAAGAATTTGCACGGGAGTATGTGAGCTTGCCTTTTGATGATGGGAAGGTTCCTCATGTTGTTTATGTCGTCTAA